A single genomic interval of candidate division TA06 bacterium harbors:
- a CDS encoding PEGA domain-containing protein: protein MKRQFTLLGLTILWASLAGAARYPLFGGPGLIHLQSAKTGIGYGGRSLAALSFYSEQNYYGLSGNQDAFLDAWSYNTLYYVPVKNLAVMAAGIAHAEQWTVAAPDTSRPTDQSLACPGDAVVAVKYCLPLLEGKMDLGFMPTLSVPMDKEQYQDGPSQTGKLDFGAKLLTDINLGRTTVFINAGFLSRGEERPQLPFGAGAEYSFKGNLSAFMEISGEYRLGAQKDSLTDDQILRGRGADRTELRITPGVRYSPLPFLGLNLACDIGLSRATAPWQLVLGFDFPARAGKALSGPIGGAVAGWIKDRETGVPMKGMITFPGSNLPGLVSNEAGDYEAKLPPGEYKVHIYANGYRWLERKINVKEGKVEKWDLTLKRKTAGFKGKVIDRVTGQPLPAAVSFNSSRAGDIGSDSVTGQFGTVVPPGKYKISVSLEGYRSFEEELTLKDKSDTERQILLEREIAAATLPPAPASEKRTKEPDALSPVPVAYQPSAASAPAAPAAEKPKTAAPPVPTPRPGSTQAPAVPAAAKPAKMSAEEVTALYKKGVQHFMNEEYAVAEKIFKQVLSADPRHAKAKEYLGKTKDRLKK, encoded by the coding sequence ATGAAACGGCAGTTTACTTTACTGGGTTTGACGATCTTATGGGCCTCGCTGGCCGGAGCCGCCCGCTACCCGCTTTTTGGAGGACCGGGCCTGATCCACCTGCAGTCGGCCAAAACCGGGATCGGTTATGGAGGCCGCAGTTTGGCGGCCCTGAGTTTCTATTCCGAACAGAACTACTACGGCCTTTCCGGGAATCAGGATGCTTTTCTTGACGCCTGGAGTTACAACACGTTATATTATGTCCCGGTAAAAAACCTGGCCGTGATGGCCGCCGGTATTGCCCATGCCGAACAATGGACCGTGGCCGCACCAGACACCAGCCGGCCCACCGATCAAAGCCTGGCCTGCCCCGGCGATGCGGTGGTGGCGGTAAAATACTGCCTGCCACTGCTGGAGGGGAAAATGGATCTGGGGTTCATGCCCACCCTGTCGGTGCCGATGGACAAGGAACAATACCAGGACGGCCCGTCTCAAACCGGCAAATTAGATTTCGGAGCCAAGCTTTTGACCGATATCAACCTTGGCCGAACCACGGTCTTCATCAATGCCGGGTTTCTGTCGCGGGGAGAGGAACGGCCCCAGCTGCCATTTGGGGCCGGGGCCGAATATTCCTTCAAGGGAAATCTTTCGGCATTTATGGAAATCTCGGGCGAGTACCGGCTGGGCGCTCAAAAGGATTCTTTGACCGACGATCAGATATTAAGGGGGCGGGGAGCCGACCGGACCGAGTTACGGATAACGCCAGGCGTCAGGTATTCCCCCCTGCCGTTCCTGGGACTCAATCTGGCCTGCGACATTGGGCTGAGCAGGGCCACGGCCCCCTGGCAGCTGGTGCTGGGCTTTGACTTTCCCGCCAGGGCGGGCAAGGCTTTATCGGGCCCGATTGGCGGAGCGGTGGCTGGCTGGATCAAAGACCGCGAGACCGGGGTGCCCATGAAAGGGATGATTACCTTCCCGGGATCAAACCTGCCGGGATTGGTCAGCAATGAAGCCGGGGATTACGAGGCCAAGCTGCCGCCCGGCGAATACAAGGTCCACATTTACGCCAACGGCTACCGCTGGCTGGAGCGCAAGATCAATGTCAAAGAAGGCAAGGTGGAGAAATGGGACCTGACCCTGAAGCGGAAGACCGCGGGCTTCAAGGGCAAAGTAATCGATCGGGTCACCGGCCAGCCTTTGCCGGCCGCCGTTTCCTTCAATAGCAGCCGGGCCGGCGACATCGGCAGCGATTCCGTCACCGGGCAATTCGGCACGGTGGTTCCTCCGGGGAAATATAAAATCTCCGTCAGCCTGGAGGGGTACCGGAGTTTTGAAGAGGAATTGACCCTTAAGGACAAGTCCGACACCGAACGCCAGATACTGCTGGAAAGAGAAATAGCGGCCGCAACCCTGCCTCCGGCCCCGGCTTCGGAGAAAAGGACAAAAGAGCCTGACGCTCTGTCTCCGGTCCCGGTTGCCTACCAGCCGTCAGCTGCTTCCGCCCCGGCAGCTCCGGCGGCGGAGAAGCCCAAAACCGCAGCCCCACCGGTTCCCACACCTCGACCCGGCTCGACGCAGGCCCCGGCGGTTCCGGCCGCCGCCAAGCCGGCCAAGATGTCGGCCGAGGAGGTGACCGCCCTATATAAAAAGGGCGTCCAGCACTTCATGAACGAGGAATATGCCGTGGCCGAGAAAATCTTCAAGCAGGTGCTTTCAGCCGATCCCAGGCACGCCAAGGCCAAGGAATATCTGGGCAAGACCAAGGACCGCCTGAAAAAATGA
- a CDS encoding SLBB domain-containing protein, producing MKKIVPAFYLILSLAFAAAIGTSQQQPDFKKDNFYLGQNQQLEIEIHVWGEVNTPGVYRVPDGSTVLDVISKAGGPTEYAALGRVKVSHTLGQVPRTVKVNLNKYLNKDRADSLMVMRPGDAVMVPRNARFFWKDAISFIADIVVIANVYYLISRNR from the coding sequence ATGAAAAAAATAGTTCCCGCATTTTACTTGATACTCTCCTTGGCTTTCGCCGCCGCTATCGGAACATCCCAGCAGCAGCCGGACTTTAAAAAAGACAACTTTTACCTGGGCCAAAACCAGCAGCTGGAGATAGAGATCCATGTCTGGGGCGAGGTGAACACTCCCGGGGTCTACCGGGTGCCGGACGGCTCCACGGTGCTGGACGTGATCTCCAAAGCCGGCGGGCCCACCGAATATGCGGCTTTGGGCCGGGTCAAGGTTTCCCATACCCTGGGACAGGTGCCTCGCACCGTAAAGGTCAATCTGAATAAGTACCTGAATAAAGACCGGGCCGATTCCCTGATGGTGATGCGGCCCGGCGATGCGGTGATGGTGCCCCGCAATGCCCGCTTCTTCTGGAAGGACGCTATCTCCTTCATAGCCGACATAGTTGTCATCGCCAACGTCTACTATCTTATCTCC